The genomic region TGATCTCTCTACAGGCAAATCCAGTACGAGTGGAATGGACACAGGATCCAATATCTTACGCttcacattgcagattgtatcatAGGCAAATCGCAGTAAAGTTAAAATTAGATATTGTGGCTCTTCCACGATCATCTTAGTCCTTTCTGCAGTCTGGAGGGAAGCACATGTTTGACACTGATACTTGTTATCTCCATCGAGAACCTCTGGTGCCAGGAAACTAGTTAGCAGGTCTTTTACCGTAGGTGTTTCCTGTGTCTTTTCCTCTCCAGTTTTTTGACATGAGATGTTGCTAGTGGGTGATTCTGCAACTGGGGTCATATTGATTGTAACAGAATTGTTATGTTTTTCCTCGGTAGAGCATGCCATTACCGGTGCTGGTTTGACAAATGAAGAGAAAGCCAGAGGAATATCAGTGAAATCTTCTCTCTTCTGGGAGGTGCTTTTGCAGGTCTTACACCAAGTGTTTGTTTTCAGCTTTCCCCCAAACATGCTTTCTATCACAGTTTTTTCTTCCTTCCCCAGTTCTGTGCTCCGAGGTGTTGAATTCTGTGTTGATTTCTCCTCTTCTTGCAATCTAATGCACAAACAAATATAAGGCAAGAACAACTGAAATTTAAAAGCTTCAACATTTGTCTTATGCACACAGAGTGTATCTTTTAAAGACTAATTAGCGAACATGTAGATTTTAGCAATGAACTTGAGCTATTTTATAAAGAAATACCTCCTAAATTATcagttaaaataaattcaataataccgtttaatattgtgtatttttctatTCTTCACAATGTTTAAGGTATGAATGACGACAACAACTAGTCAACAATTACTAGTTAAAAAGACTAAGTATAGACCAAGTATATGTACCTGTTTAGAAGGAATCTGAGATACTCGGCAGAGTCTTCCTGGGAATTAGGACTGGACCCAGGTGGTCTTGAAGCCATAAAAAATTCACAAGGTGCATAAGCTATTCGCTGGTtagaaatggaaaaatacattaatttaaaaTCTTGTACTGGCAAGAGAAAGGCACAGTGATATTGACATAAGACATTGTTTTTGTATGCCCATTTTAAGGCTAGGTtaactttattgttatttttttttaaaaatcttttattcaactTAAATGAAgtgactcaatgacacacactgtattatagattTCAGATTTTTGCAACTGATAGGTGGGCATGCCCATTCATATGTATTGCTTAGGATTTGTGTAAAAATAGGTTTTAAACAAGTTGTGtgctgtattttaaataataaaagtgtatagttagttttttttatatatattctttttttttgttgtgtaaaAGCTAATACATGAGCTGGTGAAGCAACAACAGCATTAGCAAACTAAGCAATAACAGTGTGAAACATTGTCATGGCACATTTTTAGGATTAAAATTAAACTAGATGGCGTATGGAGCAGAGATGTGAGCGATAAGaggaaaaaaacatagaaaacaaaCATCTGCATCTCAAACAATTTATCATTGCCACTGGGTGTTGAAATACATAGACCAGATACTCCAGGATGCTGATTTGGCTGGGGGATAAGATTAAAACCAAGCAAATAGACTAAATAAATGTGAATGGTACATTGGACAACTGGGATGGTGAATAAATGAGCCCTAGCTCAAGGCCCAAGGTGAGGGCTATGGATTATGTACAGGAGGGACTGTCAGCCTATGCCTAAATTGGGCACCATTGGAATATTCTTGCTGTGTCTATTATCAATGTAAGGCAGCCTATGTAAGCGACCCCTCATGGCCCCTTTGTGCTCAGTAGCCGATCTCCTAGAGTCTTGATCCCGAGGGTATCCTGTGCCACAGACCCGCCTTTCCGTGCCCTCATGTACAGATGTTGATGCCTGTTTAACCGGACATCGTCTCCCGTGTGGAGTGCAGTTACCAGGGGTACGACCCAGTTTGGATTGAGGTTCAGGACGGCAGCAATCAGATGCAGGACCAGACTCTTGGCATGTATATGCCTTTCCGAACCACGTCCTCTGTTTCCACGCTGTAGGCGCGACCACtgagtgtcaggccccgcccctatagttagttttttttaatgttaagcaAATTGGAACTTTCAGaatcagtgtgctgtagtggtttctGGTGCCAGAAGAGGCCCTGTCCCTGGTTTTcccccttccccaccccctttttttagTAGTCAATGCGTTTTACCAAGGCAACACTTTTTACCAGGGGTCCGCATATGCCATGTCTCCGCTACTTAACTTGGAGAGTCAGAAACTCCTAGACAGGATCTTCCATTTGCCCTTCTGAGCTAAACCCTGTATCGCCAGGCTTAACTCAAATAGTGGAAAGCTGTCTGTCAGAAGTAGTGTGGGTGTAGAGCGGCGCCGTTCAGATCCTAGGTAAGAAGTCAACCTGGTCtacaatggtttgactacttacaaattggggagaggggggaggccagagtactatagtggttatggtgcttgaaatgtccctttaaaaacatacCTTGTTTGTATGAGATAACTTCTTGAAAAGATGTTTCAATTTCTCCATCAGTGATTGCCACCCACTCAGATTCAGAGATAACACATacctcctaaaactgaaataaaaacatGTGTTTTACATCTTATTCTTGGACATTCTAACTTATACGAgatacaaaataaatgcacacagcagccccaaTGCTTACTCGctgtagccccatacacacactacagcttatattaatatagacataatatatacatacgcaCACGacagcccctagatgcacacacaccatctagacacacaaacactctctatAGCACCTGGACTCACACACTACAGTCTATGGATAAACACTACACTGAAACACAAACTACCCTGTTCAcacaaactacagcccctatacataaAAAGGCACATCACTGCTCCTGTAACGCTCTACAGTCCTTAGATACACCCACATGCACACAACAGTCCTGATACACACATGCTCTAGAAGTACTACAAATATACTCAaatgctttctctctctctcaacaaCTGCTagtcagaaagacagacagacagacacacacacacacaatctctacagcccctagatgcacacacTTTACATCCAGTGgaaacatatacacactacagtgcCTAGCCACACATCGTACACCACAGACTCCtttacaccgacacatacacactacaccacaaacagtcACCTCTatgcacacgcaatcccacaatcgGCCTCCAACCACATACAGTGCCACAGAAAGCCCCCCTACACATGCACAACACCCTTTACTGGTCATGCCCTACTTTTGTCCTTTGTTATCCATATTATAGGGACACCAGAGATTGCAGAGCTGTGCTTTGTTAAATAAACACAGGACATTGGTCCCATGCAAGTGCTCTTCCCTTTGAGGTGGCGTGCATGTCATCATTGATGACATGAAACACCCACGTTCTGTCCCTGCCCCCTTCAACTGGGCTGCTCTGCGTTTAAATACCTGGGCTGAATTATTTTCTCAGTCCAGCCCTGGTGTGAAATAAAGCATAACTTActctgctgccatgaataatgcttGCAATACACTGTTCATAAAACATGTGTTTCCCAAGTTGATTAGGCCAATTTTCTTGGTTTTTAATGTCACTGACTGTGGCAGGTtctaaagaaagagaaaaaacaaacacactcacagtcaaCAAACCGCATAATATGTGGAGTTACAGAATGCCCTTTTTTCACAAGAAGGTGAAAATAAATCATTCTTTTTGACTTGGTCACTGTACCTCCCTATGGAAAATGTTGGAGTTTTGTaaatattgctaatggttgtgCCATTGACACATTCCACTATACCCAGCAACAGTGTTATTCGCCCCTCCACAGCCTCACTCCCATTGTCCCAATCCACACCCCAGTCCCATCTACCCTACTCCATTGCCATAGCCGGATATCCCCCACGCAGCTCCACTGCTATAGGCCTATTCTCTCTTCCCAGTCTATTTTCACTCCCAGCCTCTCTACCATATGCCCTAATACACCCATTTCCCTATGccttgttaatttatttttttgaactcCTGATCTCCCATGACCTGTCAGGCCCTATGTAGGTATCCTGCAGATAATCTGCCTGTGATCACCACTTCCCAAGGACTTACATATATAGAACTGTATAGTAGAGCAGTGGTTCCTAAATCCCAAATTAGGTGCATGCAATTGTTCTGAATAAATGCTTTTTTACATCGTCTCTGCCTTCCTAATAAACCCACCTTTCACTTTGGGATGAGTCTATTTTTTAATTGCTACATTTCTGTTATAAACTACAATACTATGGTAGAATGGGTCACTGGGCTAAATTTTAATTTGAAGACTGGATCATAAGTGCATGTGATTCTGCTTAGTCCTTGTACAGCAGTAATTAATTAATTGGTATATGACTTGGATgttgtattattgttattactctaAACCAAGGATGGCTAAGATTGGAACCACTGTTTCTCAACGATattccccatgatgctcagccagccataGGAATGTAGTTCGGAAACATCTGGGGTGTCATAATTAGCTGTCAGTCCTCTAAACCATCTCTATGATATCCTTAATCATGTCTTACTATATATTcatgtttatatgtattttcctatttttaacatgtaaacagttacatttaaatctaaattttattgtCATTATGTTGTTCCATTTTTttgtaacaatatataacttttatGGCTGATATATGAAATGTATACCATATATTACAAGTGCATTAAGGGTCTACTCAAGCCTAATACTTCCTAATAAAGCTATGTACCTCGATTTCCTTGGGCTTGCTCTTGTCTCCGGTTACTTTGCTGCGGTTATTGTTGAGGAAGTTGATGATGTCTTGCTCACAGGTGAGATTTTCGGCTCTTCCTTTGCCTGTGAAAAACCCTGTAATGTTCGGTTTCTCAAAACAGGCGAACGAGCACCAATTGCAAACCCGCAGTCTTAGACACCTTACGAAATCACATAGTTTTGTCCAAAATAAACGTATCCATAATATCAGATTTTGAAACCATCCAGTTTTACTTTTTGAACTGGAATCTTTGGTCTCAGGTATTGTTTCCTCAATGTCAAGGACTGTTGCCTCGTCTGTCATATTTGTTTCCAACTGTTTGTTCACAGTACCACAATTTTACAATGCGTATGAAACACTGTGTGTGGATTTTTTGATAAAATTAGTAATAAAACTCTAAGGACAACTCTAGCGCACTGAACAGCAATGCAGCCAATTCAGTAGTGAGTGAGTGTTCCCTCATGCACTGGTGAGAAACAATTGTTGAAATGATGACATCATAACCATGTCACAATCTCATATGTTGATAAGGgcataaacaaagttaaaattactTGTGGGCTcttaaagtttaaataaaaataaataaatgcatagacAACAAAACATGTgcaatgtatatttgtatactaAGTGAGGCTAGCTAAGTTAAGGGCATCAGAAAAACAGCTATAGGATTCAACAAAATAAGGTTCTCTGTACTCAGATAGTGAAATGTTGTGCGCCTCTTCTTTTTTTAATGATAGATTTTTATTAACAAGGGAGATAAGCAAGGAGTATACAGTACGACATACAGGTCCTCATAGGTGTTATCATTGGTATCGGTTACAAGTACAATGATTGTATGAACAATAACTTATAACTGGCTGAcagtagggatgcaccgaaatttcggcCAAAAATGGTTCAAACTGgccgaaattaaaaaaaaaaaaatctttcataatttttttttctagtgcatAGTTAGTAATGATCACAtgaaagtcaagaatactgcacttgggacgggggggggggggggagaacactatgggacaggggggggagggtgggaagaacactatgggacagggaatggttcttatctgccgtcacattctatgtttctatgagtacAGATTCATATGTATCAGCAAACAATCTAGGCACAATTCTATACCATTACAAACAGGGAGAGCTTTCCTTATAACGCATTACTTTAAACAACTTAGGTGTTACATTGGATTATACCGAACAACCCAGACATCATTTTGTACAAGTGCAAATAAGGAGACCTTACAGCACGAATACAGATTTAAATGCTTATGAGGATAATTGTGATACTATCACTACCTAGgaaacattattaatagtataccGATACATTTGTATATAGACTCGTATATAAATTCCGTTTTTTAACTTCAcctttctctttatttattttatttgcattactAATAcaagttaagttttatatttattggGACACTCAACTCTTGCTTATTCATTAAAAGAGCGTAATAAAACGCGTTTACCTTTTGATAACCCGCTCTCTAGATTAATTTAAATTAGCGTTATAACTAAATAGTTTCTTTTAAatgaaagcagcactgtcatgacAACATATTTTTAAACCCCTCTTGCAACTTTTATACACTTTATTGTTTCcccagtcacccccaaatgccccctctATTTCAGCTTGTTTTTATTGCCCATTTTATGTGCTGGCATGTTTGTGTTCACGGATGACATTTACCGCATCGCCTTCCTCTGCCCACACTAGCTTGTGCTGTGAAGCTCCTGCACATGCCCACTTGTAGACTTTGGTATTTGCGTTTCTCCAAATTACGGTTATTTGTCCATTAATCCAGAAAGACCAATGAACAAATAGAAATTacatagaataaaacaaaaaacgaatTGCATATATACTAAaaagtctactaaacagtgagctgccAATGAACAAAAAGACTGGCTAATCCAaaaagggggacctggcacatggCCCCATGGTAGGGTGATTATTTTAATAGGTGCCCTACCATGGGGccatgtgccaggtcccccttttTGGATTAGCCAGTCTTTTTGTACATTGGCAGCTCACTATTTAGTAGACTTTTTAGTATATAtgcaatttgttttttgtttcattctATGTAATTTCTATttgttcattggtgtaccccTCCAGCCCCCCCATGCCCCGCTACTGAATTCCATTAAACTTAAGGGGGAATTTAGTGTCACCCACCCACTAGTGacaggtgggggcccaaaattataatgtgggggacctattgttgtTCCCAGCTCCCCCCAGCCCTCACCCATTACAATTAGCCCTCAGCCCCTACCCACTGTCAGATGTGAGTTAGTTGTAAAAATAATTCCCTTACCTTCCAcagtaaaccaaaaaaaaaaaacacaattgcaaaatactaaacagtgaaaataaaaatccagacaGGAAAAAAACATGGTCTCTCCGCAGACCAATCttgcagccactggctgctaattgtttagtagacatgcaccTACTCGTGACACAGCAGTTGGGGCAGGAGGGATAATTTAATCTCACTTATTTACTAAtaagtattttttacttagtaataTGGCAATCCCCCAAGGATGCCAttttaggaagttatctactaaatgtctgcaagatgcagccgcgactTGGGTCAGCATTCCAATCTTCCAAAACAATAATTTCTGTGGCGCCCTAGTCTATATGACACGACATGCAGCAGGTGCGAAACGAGGCAATGCGAGActacggaggaaaggtgagaattatgggaaaaccTTCCGAGACACAGGAAGTGCAGCTCCTAAGAAAGTCAggtataggaaaaatacataagacaaagtattgACTACTTTTGTTTTTAGCTAGAAATagcttgaaaaataaaaaaataaagacagaGTAGGAAAAAGGAAGAGAAGAGAAAGGAATTGAGAAAAGGTAAGTACGGCATAACAGTCCTGCCTTAATTGCCTTTGAGTATATCTGAAACATTTCAGGGAATTTTCAGAATGTTCTAAGATAGATAACAGTTCATAaagcagtatgtatatatgttcacAATATTTATTTCATTCACAAGCTATTAATCACATTACCTCCAGCACGACAGAGTGATCTGAGTTTGTCCTGTTGAGGCTCAGCACCATGTGAGTGGGTCCATATACTTCTACTATAGTATCACTCACTTAAAACATATTACCCCATTCTCTTCTATTTTATTTCATCCCTACCTCCAGGTTATTCACAAGcctgggggggtggggagagtgaGTTATTCAATTCTGAGCGCTCCACCTTACCGACTGGTGTTGGTCTCTTTACCACACAGTCACCCATTATACAAAAGTCTTTGGATGTTTGCGTCCATTCACCTTGTGCATAAAGCATGGcattaaacatataaaatatctTCAGACACATGGAAAGACTGGTGGTAGTCTGTCACTTGGTGTTCAGTGTGACTGAAAAGACGGCAGCATTTAGGTGAATTCTGTAGGTTTATTATaccattattttaaattttatagtATATAATTAACTGTGTCTAATCTCCAtcattaaaataaagtgtgagacCTAGAGACTAATTATCACGTCTCTCGGGAGAATGGAAATACGGCGATGTTTCAGTAGAATGATTGCTCCATTTAGCGTTGATTGCTAATTATACCTCTATCTCTTTTTCTAGTTAATTTGAAAAACATCCGCACTCTGGGATTTACACTACAAAGTTAGAGAGAGATTACTCTAATGCCATAGAAatatatggggggaggggaggggaggagtgaTATTCATTCTACAGTGTATTGTATCTTCATAAACAGTCACATGATTCTGTGGTTACATGACAACTAAAACATTGCATTATcgttattttattaaaggtaaaAGCACAATAGACAAATTCCTATACATACCAATTTTGAATGGTGCAGTTGGGTACAAGTGTGCTAGGTTAAAGAagtctctttttttaaatgtacactattgaataaaatattgaaaattacCCCTAAATTCTGTTATTCTTGTTTTCTAGGTGAGGTTCTGTTgtcatttacatttatattaaagatttaacaaatTACATCATTATCAAGTTTTATGCAGGCACAGCAAATACAGATATTGCATTGGCAAACGAACAACAGAAACAGTTTCAATGTATTTCTTATCCATTTCCTTTCTCTATGCTGGCTGTCAGATAAAAagttataacaatgactgacagggagttaGGCTGGAGGCCAACGGCAGCAGGATAACGATCTTTGGATGTCaacgtttaattttattttcacaactaacaaatgtatatttgttaaatacagggaTAAGTAATGATTGGCGGCTGCTGACGTTTTAAAAATTGTGAATTCTACTCCTCCCTTtacagtacagagatactcatagaATACAAAGAGCTGAGCATACAGTAATACAGAGATGCACATACAGATGGgcactgtagcggagctccctgtaccctgacttggtacctccaccaaggatcACTTCCTACCCGGAACCGGCGAAAAGCTCAGTGCTTCTGtcccagtcgccgtggcttgactggggtcctcctagAGCCTCTCAGTCCTGGAAAAGAGTGGGGAACTAGCTCTATTCCTTTCCAGGGACTGAACGACACACAGTCTTGGGAGCTATAGTCTTTACAAGGATTTTCCCTgctgaatcctccacgagctggaacaagaTGCTGAGCCAtaaccctttcccctcccagtaactagacgacacatagttctggaagtacaactgattttaatgagccaaacttagCCTTTTTTGCACAGACccaagcagggggtctccatacaatACAATAGTCCCTCCTAGgcatctctgtgcctgggagataattgagtgaaaaaccggtaagttaattatctccaaggaacaGAGAGACAATTATAAAAACACCAAAGTAcccaaaaacattataaaaacatacaataaccccacatgtccaacagccctgatctgagtgcccaagttgtccaaatagcgctcagagccatgcagtgtaggggaagtTCTGACTGgttgcacacatggtcctatgcccaaaatagttccagagcaacTTGGGTTTTgctggtcaactttcgggagctcctgcctCTGAAATACTGGCTCTTAGTTcctcttagtctcaggcaccttccctccaaaaagcgattGGAGGGAAGTGGTTCAAAACACTGGACCAAGTTGTCCAGGAACCGCAAGGTTACATAGCCAAAAATGGTTCCATACCAATTgtagctaagtaccgctgaggaccgtTTGTCGGTTTATTAATGCAAACAGGAGGGAGCTAGTGTTCATTCAATTTGTTAAAGGGAAAGTGCGGAACCAGGGGcaccagggaaagctgctaaggGCGGATGGACAGGGTAACTCCTGAACAAGGTCTAAGACATGGACCATAGTCAATTGGCAGGAGGCCAGCTACCCCACTCATCCAGGCGTTCATGGCAAACGATCGGGGaaaggagcatttgtcacaggCACAACATAACGATATCTATAAAATACGGAGAGCTGAATACAGTACAGAGATaaccataccacaaacagagctgaGAAGCATTagagatataatacacagagctgggcacaatacaaaaaTACCCATACATCACACAGAACTGGGTAGACTACATGGATACCTATATACAAAGTGCTGGTAGATGACAGAGAAACCCATAGAA from Pelobates fuscus isolate aPelFus1 chromosome 1, aPelFus1.pri, whole genome shotgun sequence harbors:
- the LOC134600985 gene encoding ubiquitin carboxyl-terminal hydrolase 38-like; the encoded protein is MTDEATVLDIEETIPETKDSSSKSKTGWFQNLILWIRLFWTKLCDFVRCLRLRVCNWCSFACFEKPNITGFFTGKGRAENLTCEQDIINFLNNNRSKVTGDKSKPKEIENLPQSVTLKTKKIGLINLGNTCFMNSVLQALFMAADFRRYVLSLNLSGWQSLMEKLKHLFKKLSHTNKVSYAPCEFFMASRPPGSSPNSQEDSAEYLRFLLNRLQEEEKSTQNSTPRSTELGKEEKTVIESMFGGKLKTNTWCKTCKSTSQKREDFTDIPLAFSSFVKPAPVMACSTEEKHNNSVTINMTPVAESPTSNISCQKTGEEKTQETPTVKDLLTSFLAPEVLDGDNKYQCQTCASLQTAERTKMIVEEPQYLILTLLRFAYDTICNVKRKILDPVSIPLVLDLPVERSTSRAASADQTLENENRRPEVEDLSHKQQQVPYVLNSVVVHSGLSSDSGHYYSYARDISDNSGCSHSEKHSSALGSVNGNEEWFLFDDSSVSMKTTHLCLILRDINPPGTAGYYMEEEAYATLSDSDSDSIADSDTIAASDIEPLSNPSSDYAPPPSMRGRLRSPVPEENWVPPNLTIREIPLFTATPFIIVTVYDCESIY